The window agatcaatgaatggtgaacgacgagcactgtacacacactagattcttgtctgatatctgCCCTGAGGCGATTtacggacgagaatcatctgatgtataaGTTTTGCCCCCTTGTGTAGACAAATGCTTTCTCCTGTAATGTAGGGAtgttgggaaatgtagtctggcatctagtgATCTTTTTACTTTAGGAGTCACATGGTCACACCTTGTTGATCCTTGCACTAACTTTTCCATTCAAAGGCTGGAGGAAATGAGCTCTAGTGCAATGTGCAAGCATGTTTGGCCCATAAAATGATATTCTGTCTATAATTTTGCTTCTGTATGGTTTATTCACTCATTAACCTGACTGCTTTTAAAATTTGCCTAGTGGGTTTAGTTGGGCATTAAGTACACAAAGTCACATGATTTCGATGgacaaataaaatactttctcACCAGAAGTCACACTGACTGACTTTTGATCTAGGTCTGAGGCTTTACATAATAGCCTATTCTTTTCACCAGCATGATAAGTAATGTTCTGCTGGCTATGTAGCAACATCCCACACAGTAGAATGTAAATCTATTGTCTATAGAGGTTAAAGTGCTTTTAGCCATTGTTGCCCTGCTTCATATATGTGCCTAATTGAGTCTCCATATGTTGGTGATTTCATATTTTAGCACAGTATGACACAGGATGCATAGGAAGCCTGTGTTCACTTACATGTCCAAGGAGTCCAAGCAGGAGATGTCCATCTTCCATACAACTCCCCAGACTTCATCTCCCTGACTCTCCACCACTGTAGCCACTCCACCATGCCATCTCTTGTTCCCACTGCCTTTATGGGTCCCAAATGCAAGTCGAAAGTCCTAAGAATAAAAAGCACATAAAGATTAGATACCCAACAGTGTTTCCAAACCCTTACCCATCATATCCAAGACtaaaagaatgtttggctatAGTTAATTGCAACTCTCCTGCATCTACCAACAACTACTATTGACTTCTCTTGCggtaaaaatgctagttgcttggctctTATGCAGATTCTGTGCCTTCAATACTTCCCTTTTAGCCGGACGCAACagctggcactttttagtaaccacacgACTGTTTTTTAGGTAGTTACTgaaaacttgggtcacaatataCCCACCCACccacagctttttcccacccagattaaaaaaaattctggcgaGAATACTGTACATGAATGGCCCCATATCCTAAAGAAGTGTAGAAGAGCATCAAAAATTATTCAACCTGGTGGGACTGGCACCAAAGTTGGGCTATATTGTCCCCTTTCCactagaactaaactaaaaacttacCACTTCTACCTTCCTTCTATGGTATAGCACTGAGTACCTGGGCTGCCAATTGCCAGGTCCAAGCGCTGCTCTCAGGTTGTAAGGGGGTCCACAATCCTATGTAAATTCCAAGCAGACCTGCAATAAGCTGTAGGATTCAGAGTTGTGGAGTATATGAAAGGCATCTCTGTTGCTAAACTAACATGAAAGATATAATGTTTCACTGCAAAGgaagataatacattttacatctctTTCTGCCTGTTCCACTAAACGTTGCTATAATCCGGGAAGATAATATATTGTGAAGTCTCCTTAAAAAATGGTTACTCCTGGTAGTGTTGATCTGTTCTTTCCGCATAGACATTTTTGTTGGGTTCTATAGAAGAGAACTAGTAAATTGACACTACCAGGAGTGGGGACTCAAAAAGACACTCACTATGGTCGTTTGTGAATACAGCTGCACTGGTGGCTCGTTGGCTAGTGCTTTGGCCTTGCACTACAAACTCTAAAggagcagtcgccaactggtggtccattgaccactggtggtccgcgagaaaaatgtggacattatttgcaatttttatgttttaatattaataaaacaaaaaaaataatctaataaattcttgtattctgtttgacaattttcacctttatattgcactaaattcatgaactgtactagagacagaaaaacaagggaggcgcagcgtgacatcagtgtacTGTTAAGTTGAATGAGGCAACCGgtgccgagccgtacacttcagtattgtttccaccattacaacagtcaccccgctctgccaataccgagtctcatccaattgttttatttgattatttctCAGAtgcctttttaggtaagtatgaccttacctgtgtattttctttacctgttatatttaatggcatcaaatagtttgactttgataactatcatttcttgttcttagattggaatgaaataaacccataatgagtgagaaaaagcaaacaaatattttgtatttatttagtgataccaaagataatacaactaatgataatagtaacaatagtaatacttcacttatccgtgatctgatcaatgaatcagagcctgcaCAGTCCTCACAATTAGAAAGAtcattgctttacaaatatatttatctttctaaaaaaattaatattaatgatctatgagatttaaaaatttaaatttagtggtccgtgaggtccaaaaggttggcgaccactgttctaaaacaCTGCAAAAGACATCAGCACTAAATatgtacataaagaaataaataaaaaaaatctgcccgctattttattatattaactgTTCACCTAATGCcaacctttataaataaaacagaatcacaTAGAGGCAAGCTAATTCAATCCGCTCCTGAAATCTATTTTCCTAGAATATTGTTTCCCAAGTACAGTACAAGTCATTTCTACAAACAtacacattgaaaataaatacacaaagctaTTCAGGAGGCATACAGTATTTGTCAATCCTCTACATCACGTTTCATAGCTGTTGGTTAACTTGCCTCGTCATAGTCTGCTAATCATCAATGGATTGAACTTTTCCCTTTTGGATGAAAAACTAAATCTCAGTTCAGTTGTTCTAGATCATTGTTAACCATTATgaaaacagctttaaaaacttAAAAGGCACCAAAgagaacaaatgttttatatggcATATTACCAATCCTTATTTATTTACTTAGGTTTAGTCCCACTTTTCTCACCATCAGGTTTACTGGACATGTTACTGACATTCATTACACTATACAATGCAGCAAACAGCACAGAGCAGACCAGAATACTCTACTGTCATACACAAAATCCAGATGGGGGTCAGGTGCAGCACCTTATCAATACATGGAGGGACCATTCTACATTGAAAGTTACAATCCACCAGAATCTACTTTGCCAAATCATAAAAGAAACTTATTGGtattcttaatatatttttatcaggaGCAGACAATGAGAAGTGTGATACTGCAAGGGCCCTGGACCTTCCTTAGCCAACAAGGGacctaagtcagttctgcacagggaccggCTATGTCTGCCATtgattttcattatatatacatacaaatcaattgtatttctgtctgtacGTATTCAAGCTAAAGATCCAACATTGCACATTGATGGCATACACAGATTATGTTatcaaaaaaataccaaacacatgtaaaggatttcaattgttttgttttagtattgttttGAACTAACAATGAAAATCCCATGCCTGTCATGAGAATAGAGTGCTGATGGGGAATCCCTCTGATCCCTATGCTGGGAGTGCTCACCATTCATCTGCTGACTCATGGTGTGTCAGTAGCTACCTGGAAACCACCAGCACATAGCAACTTCACATCACACCCACACATGCTGCACTACATACAGGCACCCCATGCTGGGGGTATACGGGCACCACATGCTGGGGAGTATACGGGCTCCCCATGTTGGGGTATACAGGCACCCCATACCGGGGGTATACGGGCACCCCATGTTGGGGGTATACAGGTACCCCATGCCGGGGGGTATATGGGCACCTCATGCCGGGGGTATATGGGCACCCCATGCCAGGGTATACGGGCACCCCATGTAGGGGGTATACAGGCACCCCATGCTGGGGGTATACAGGCACCCCATGTCGGGGGTATACAGGCACCCCATGTCGGGGGTATACAGGCACCCCATGTTGGGGGTATACGGGCACCCTATGCGGGGGGTATACAGGTACCCTATGCTGGGGATATAAAGGCACCCCATGCTGGGGGGGATACAGGCACCCTATGCTGGGGGTATACGGGCACCCCATGCCGGGGGTATACGGGCACCCCATGCTGGGGATATATGGGCACCCCATGCTGGGGGTATATGGGCACCCTATGCGGGGGGTATACGGGCACCCCATGCCGGGGGTATACAGGACCCCATGATGGGGGGGTATACAGGCACTCCATGTAGTGCAGGTTGTGCCATCACATTCACACACTTCACACATTCATATCTGGCAGCACCTTGAGCAGGGCAATGCTATGGAAAGAAGCAGAAGGATTATCCAGCAGGATTCGCTCTCTCAGCAAGTTGCTCCCATAGGCGAAGTAAAAGAAAGAATGTTCTCCTGGCTGCAGGCCGGCAGAGTCCTTTCTCTCCATGGCGATACCCCCCGGGTTCATGTGCAAGTGTCTCCTCCAACCTACACACTGCCAGCTGTCATTACAGCCTCATTATACTGTGCTATCTGTAATACAGGGGACAAGCTCCGCCCAGGGGCGTGTCCACCCGCCTTACTGTACTGTGCTATCTATAATACCGGGTACAAGCTCCGCCCAAGGGCGTGTCCACATAGCGTTACTGTACTTTCCTATCTAAAACTGGGTAAAAGCTCCGCCCAGAGGCGTGTCCACACAGCCTTACTGTAATATTGTATCTATAACGCTGGGTACAAGCTCCACCCAGGAGAGTGATCGCACTGTCATACTTATATCATAAGGTAAAGGCACCGCCCAAGGGCGGGCATATATTATGCATGTATTATAGAGGCTGGGTCCCGCCCAAGGGGCGTGTACTAATGGCCTTACTCTTTGTTTTATCTGTTACAAGTTCTAGGGCTCTGCCCAGGGGCGTGCCCTTCTGTGACAATTTTGCGCATGCTTCATACCTACAACTAAGTGAATGCACAGTGAAAGTAGACAGGTTTAATGTGCAAGCGCTTCACCATGTACATTAGTGTCCTAATCCTTTCATGAGCAGGAGCAGAATCTTTgcccttagattgtgttaatgacacatgacaaTCAGTGTATTGCCCTTTGCTCACTAGGAGCAGCATCGTTACTACTCAGTGTACTAAAACAGAATTATagttctgaaaaataaatttggaatTTTGCTCGTTCATTTttgtacctgcctgatcactttatTCATTTTAGCAAATCGATGAAGTGCGCATGCGCAACGCAGCATGCAATATCGGCATGTACTGGGCCAAGACTGAATGAGCACATGCGCAGGGGCTACACCATCCCAgtccagccaatgaagatggagatctgaacctggaagaggagaagaaaaagatggcattGTCCACCTAtgtgattttacatattttatgcatatgtGGTATCTGTAGCAGCCTCCATGTGTGTGCGTAGACATCCAAAATCCCCAAGACTGCTGCTTGGTGTCACCATCTTGAATGAGATGTCATAAGCCCCaacatat is drawn from Pyxicephalus adspersus chromosome Z, UCB_Pads_2.0, whole genome shotgun sequence and contains these coding sequences:
- the GGCT gene encoding gamma-glutamylcyclotransferase, yielding MNPGGIAMERKDSAGLQPGEHSFFYFAYGSNLLRERILLDNPSASFHSIALLKDFRLAFGTHKGSGNKRWHGGVATVVESQGDEVWGVVWKMDISCLDSLDIQEGVEGGIYQPIEISVQTPDGELVCRCYQMNQCVYGLTSPQYKQVLCMGAKQNDLPPQYQQMLRELETNKYSGPIAIMDRLKDALQRVQDEG